Proteins encoded in a region of the Stieleria neptunia genome:
- the nagB gene encoding glucosamine-6-phosphate deaminase, translated as MIQTVQINGMETIVKADAEQASRLVADLIAAQVRGKADSVLGLATGGTPVQTYRQLIEMNRSGQVDLSGVTSFNLDEYIGLDGDHPQSFRAFMNEQLFDHVNIDPARTFVPDGCAADVAAHCAKYESMIESAGGIDLQLLGLGHNGHIAFNEPGSPRDSRTRQVDLTPETIEKNARFFDAIDDVPCHAITMGIATILDARQIVLLATGAGKADAVAAMLQGPIDESHPASLLRNHDHVTVVLDQDAAGGLRLD; from the coding sequence GTCGCGCCTGGTTGCCGATCTGATCGCGGCGCAGGTCCGTGGCAAAGCGGACAGTGTGCTCGGATTGGCGACCGGCGGCACGCCGGTGCAGACGTATCGTCAGTTGATCGAAATGAACCGCAGCGGCCAGGTCGACTTGAGCGGTGTGACGTCCTTCAACTTGGATGAATACATCGGGCTCGACGGCGACCATCCGCAGAGCTTTCGTGCGTTCATGAACGAGCAATTGTTTGATCACGTCAACATCGATCCCGCTCGGACCTTCGTCCCCGACGGATGTGCCGCCGATGTCGCGGCGCACTGCGCCAAATACGAATCAATGATCGAGTCGGCCGGTGGAATCGATCTGCAATTGCTGGGGCTCGGGCACAACGGGCACATCGCCTTCAACGAACCCGGATCGCCGCGCGACAGTCGGACCCGTCAAGTCGACCTGACGCCGGAGACGATCGAAAAGAACGCCCGCTTTTTTGACGCCATCGACGATGTGCCTTGCCACGCGATCACAATGGGAATCGCCACCATTCTCGATGCCCGCCAGATCGTCTTGCTGGCCACCGGGGCGGGAAAGGCTGATGCCGTCGCAGCGATGTTGCAGGGGCCGATCGACGAATCGCATCCCGCATCGCTGTTGCGAAACCACGACCACGTGACCGTTGTGTTGGATCAAGACGCCGCCGGCGGGCTGCGTTTGGATTGA